From a region of the Haloferax volcanii DS2 genome:
- a CDS encoding NAD-binding protein, with product MASVREWVGARATIGTVFVAAVLSVAIGILNISSPVAGGVLAPYIPDAVRITAGFTGTLTGFLLLASVFGLRRRYRAAWYSTAVMLPVTAAQGLIQSPERAAPLVGLSLISLALLVFNHRAFDRDLDLTATQLSALLAIAGAQTYTTAGAWALREQFNGIDTLFDAFYFGVVTGSTVGYGDIYPQTAIARLFGISALLITVATFAVALGVLLTPAIEARLTKALGRMTESQLDILENHVLVLGYGELTEPILEELGDRARVVIVTPDEGRAKRLTDRGYDVVTDDPSDEEALQRTRVDAARSVVVATNNDAEDALAILTARQLNPDVHIVAAATQRENERKLRRAGANTVISPAALGGHFLAESAVGGSGLETIEERLLDEQPTEPAEDGTGEADDPGTDDRN from the coding sequence ATGGCTTCGGTACGCGAGTGGGTCGGTGCCCGCGCGACCATCGGGACGGTGTTCGTCGCCGCCGTCCTGTCGGTCGCCATCGGCATCCTCAACATCAGTTCCCCGGTCGCCGGCGGCGTGCTGGCACCCTACATCCCCGACGCGGTCCGCATCACCGCCGGCTTCACCGGGACGCTGACGGGCTTTCTGCTCCTCGCGAGCGTCTTCGGGCTCCGCCGCCGCTACCGCGCCGCGTGGTACTCGACCGCGGTGATGCTCCCGGTGACCGCCGCGCAGGGGCTAATCCAGTCGCCCGAGCGGGCGGCCCCGCTCGTCGGGCTCTCGCTTATCAGCCTCGCGCTGTTGGTGTTCAATCACAGGGCGTTCGACCGCGACCTCGACCTGACGGCGACGCAGCTGTCGGCGCTGCTCGCCATCGCGGGCGCACAGACCTACACGACCGCCGGCGCGTGGGCGCTCAGAGAGCAGTTCAACGGCATCGACACGCTGTTCGACGCGTTTTATTTCGGCGTCGTCACCGGTAGCACGGTCGGCTACGGCGACATCTACCCGCAGACCGCCATCGCCAGGCTGTTCGGCATCTCGGCGCTCCTCATCACGGTGGCGACGTTCGCCGTGGCGCTCGGTGTCCTGCTCACGCCCGCAATCGAAGCGCGACTCACCAAAGCACTCGGACGCATGACCGAATCACAACTCGACATCCTGGAGAACCACGTCCTCGTCCTCGGCTACGGGGAACTGACCGAACCGATTCTCGAAGAGCTCGGCGACCGCGCCCGCGTCGTCATCGTCACGCCCGACGAGGGGCGCGCCAAGCGCCTCACCGACCGCGGCTACGACGTGGTCACCGACGACCCGAGCGACGAGGAGGCGCTCCAGCGGACCCGCGTCGACGCCGCCCGCTCGGTCGTCGTCGCCACGAACAACGACGCCGAAGACGCGCTGGCCATCCTCACGGCGCGACAGCTCAACCCCGACGTGCACATCGTCGCGGCGGCGACCCAGCGGGAAAACGAGCGGAAACTGCGCCGCGCCGGGGCCAACACCGTCATCAGCCCCGCGGCGCTCGGCGGCCACTTCCTCGCGGAGTCGGCCGTCGGCGGGAGCGGCCTCGAAACCATCGAGGAACGGCTGCTCGACGAACAGCCCACCGAGCCGGCCGAAGACGGAACGGGCGAGGCAGACGACCCCGGAACGGACGACCGTAACTGA
- a CDS encoding potassium channel family protein has translation MASLPVEVVYGLYFGVLTGLVPAAVAWLLGFGFRYVTGVTVPGLAVVVLSVAIAGASGGLMALADPTITQSESQVRLTVALLVVLMGSLYAHNRGDAFANDIPRKMSLRKLTERSLSTDVVELVGGRGQVSVTVTGEVGDIEGYPPVPLDIRTGIRNGEWTFPADIPLVELESRFADRLQNEFDLAAVEVRLDERARATVTAAAPVGGLSKRLPAGKRAVSVTALVPTGLAQGDDVVVVTDGGTVSATVAGVDSVAEVPSEPDDDDDDADAPKAAPRAPTAVGGEGRVTLAVDRGQVEPLLTSDVERFVVTSRGVRREFELVSLLRRAGKRFSRLSVRSESPLDGVTLGEAGVRDAYGVAVLAVRHGGNWTIAPRGDQAVSAGDTLYAVGSRTDLTGFEEAVA, from the coding sequence ATGGCTTCACTCCCCGTCGAAGTCGTCTACGGGCTGTACTTCGGCGTCCTCACGGGCCTCGTCCCGGCCGCCGTCGCGTGGCTCCTCGGCTTCGGCTTCCGCTACGTCACCGGCGTCACCGTGCCGGGCCTCGCCGTCGTCGTCCTCAGCGTCGCCATCGCGGGCGCGAGCGGCGGCCTCATGGCGCTGGCCGACCCGACGATTACGCAGTCGGAGAGCCAGGTCAGGCTGACGGTCGCGCTGTTGGTCGTCCTGATGGGGTCGTTGTACGCCCACAACCGCGGCGACGCCTTCGCCAACGATATCCCGCGGAAGATGTCGCTGCGCAAGCTCACCGAGCGGTCGCTGTCGACCGACGTGGTCGAACTCGTCGGCGGCCGCGGGCAGGTCAGCGTCACCGTCACCGGCGAGGTCGGTGACATCGAGGGTTACCCGCCGGTTCCGCTCGACATCCGCACCGGCATCCGCAACGGCGAGTGGACGTTCCCCGCCGACATCCCGCTCGTGGAACTCGAATCGCGGTTCGCCGACCGCCTGCAAAACGAGTTCGACCTCGCAGCCGTCGAGGTCAGACTCGACGAGCGGGCCCGCGCCACCGTCACCGCCGCGGCCCCGGTCGGCGGCCTCTCGAAGCGCCTCCCGGCGGGTAAGCGCGCGGTGTCGGTGACGGCGCTCGTGCCGACGGGGCTCGCGCAGGGCGACGACGTGGTCGTCGTCACCGACGGCGGCACGGTCTCGGCGACCGTCGCCGGAGTCGACTCCGTCGCGGAGGTCCCGAGCGAACCCGACGACGATGACGACGACGCGGACGCCCCGAAGGCCGCGCCGCGCGCCCCCACGGCCGTCGGCGGCGAGGGTCGCGTCACGCTCGCGGTCGACCGGGGGCAGGTCGAACCGCTCCTCACGAGCGACGTGGAGCGGTTCGTCGTCACCTCCCGCGGCGTCCGTCGGGAGTTCGAACTCGTCTCACTGCTCCGCCGCGCCGGCAAGCGCTTCTCTCGGCTCTCGGTTCGGTCCGAGAGCCCGCTCGACGGCGTGACACTCGGCGAGGCGGGCGTCCGCGACGCCTACGGCGTGGCCGTCCTCGCGGTCCGGCACGGCGGAAACTGGACGATTGCGCCGCGAGGGGACCAAGCGGTCTCCGCCGGCGACACGCTCTACGCGGTCGGGTCGAGAACCGACCTGACCGGCTTCGAGGAGGCGGTGGCGTGA
- a CDS encoding cation:proton antiporter regulatory subunit yields MSALLSAFASAAGAGTAVSVAPAADLFAAVGGSPAAAGQVSIPPADDSLVLQALRLVGLVVGAFVVSAVASLLYRWYTREIIPRALAVLFGGAVVALYLNTIGLFGAFTTGTETEVFQLDTVVFNVASLAGGALIAPVGRVAGDRLATDVFAVAGAKELDADVSRLVRTVGRVTSVTLPEDIADIEGYDPVGETVKTQLSGKTLLFPRRLGEAELRDRLATRIKDDHGVGHVDVEFEAGGSEVSYLALGSRAAGLGPTLAPGTVAVAIRGDPGSGAAAGDPVQVWSVPKPDAADDDPAADAIASAADATESPDAADVTETAGGGPDPGSLSDGGTDTDAPAEPTRVAFGELRGVADDVATVALDAEDADRLASGETYRLVTLPADPHVDREFASLLRNADETMAVTTVAPDADLDGLTVSDVDTTVVAIRSSNRPVDAIPGRGRELAAGDTLYVVGRPEVLRKVERRATTDTGRTDGGDDDGADTGGSDGEASRSSGAQSS; encoded by the coding sequence ATGTCGGCGCTGCTCTCCGCGTTCGCTTCGGCCGCCGGCGCGGGCACCGCCGTTTCGGTCGCGCCCGCCGCCGACCTGTTCGCGGCGGTCGGAGGCTCGCCGGCCGCCGCCGGACAGGTGTCGATTCCGCCGGCTGACGACTCGCTCGTCTTGCAGGCGCTCCGGCTCGTCGGCCTCGTCGTCGGCGCGTTCGTCGTTTCGGCGGTCGCCTCGCTGCTCTACCGCTGGTACACCCGCGAGATAATCCCGCGGGCGCTGGCGGTGCTGTTCGGCGGCGCGGTCGTCGCGCTCTACCTGAACACTATCGGCCTGTTCGGCGCGTTCACAACCGGCACCGAAACCGAGGTGTTTCAGCTGGACACCGTGGTTTTCAACGTCGCGTCGCTCGCCGGCGGGGCGCTCATCGCCCCGGTCGGCCGGGTCGCCGGCGACCGACTCGCGACCGACGTGTTCGCCGTCGCGGGCGCGAAGGAACTCGACGCCGACGTGAGCCGACTCGTCCGGACCGTCGGCCGCGTCACGTCGGTGACGCTCCCCGAGGACATCGCCGACATCGAGGGCTACGACCCGGTCGGGGAGACCGTCAAGACCCAGCTGAGCGGCAAGACGCTGCTGTTCCCCCGACGGCTCGGCGAGGCCGAACTCCGCGACCGACTCGCGACGCGCATCAAGGACGACCACGGCGTCGGCCACGTCGACGTGGAGTTCGAAGCCGGCGGGAGCGAGGTGTCGTACCTCGCGCTCGGCAGTCGCGCGGCCGGCCTCGGGCCGACGCTCGCGCCCGGCACCGTCGCGGTCGCGATTCGCGGCGACCCCGGCTCCGGCGCGGCCGCCGGCGACCCCGTACAGGTCTGGTCGGTTCCGAAGCCGGACGCGGCCGACGACGACCCGGCAGCCGACGCCATCGCGAGCGCGGCCGACGCGACCGAATCGCCCGACGCCGCCGACGTGACCGAGACGGCCGGCGGCGGCCCCGACCCCGGTTCGCTGTCGGACGGCGGCACCGACACCGACGCGCCGGCCGAACCGACCCGCGTCGCCTTCGGCGAACTCCGCGGCGTCGCCGACGACGTGGCGACCGTCGCCCTCGACGCGGAGGACGCCGACCGGCTGGCGAGCGGCGAGACCTACCGGCTCGTGACGCTCCCCGCGGACCCCCACGTGGACCGCGAGTTCGCGTCGCTCCTGCGGAACGCCGACGAGACGATGGCGGTCACGACCGTCGCACCCGATGCCGACCTCGACGGACTGACGGTGTCGGACGTGGACACCACGGTCGTCGCCATCCGGTCTTCGAACCGCCCGGTGGACGCGATTCCCGGCCGGGGACGCGAACTGGCGGCCGGCGACACGCTCTACGTCGTCGGCCGACCGGAGGTGCTCCGGAAGGTCGAACGCCGGGCGACGACCGACACGGGCCGCACCGACGGCGGCGACGACGACGGAGCCGACACCGGCGGGTCCGACGGCGAGGCCTCGCGGTCGTCCGGGGCGCAATCCTCATGA
- the samp1 gene encoding ubiquitin-like modifier protein SAMP1: protein MEWKLFADLAEVAGSRTVRVDVDGDATVGDALDALVGAHPALESRVFGDDGELYDHINVLRNGEAAALGEATAAGDELALFPPVSGG, encoded by the coding sequence ATGGAGTGGAAGCTGTTCGCCGACCTCGCGGAAGTCGCCGGCTCGCGCACCGTTCGGGTCGACGTCGACGGCGACGCGACCGTCGGCGACGCGCTCGACGCCCTCGTCGGGGCGCATCCGGCGCTCGAATCGCGGGTGTTCGGTGACGACGGCGAACTGTACGACCACATCAACGTCCTCCGGAACGGCGAGGCGGCCGCGCTCGGCGAGGCGACCGCCGCCGGCGACGAACTCGCGCTGTTCCCGCCGGTCAGCGGCGGCTAG
- a CDS encoding Rieske (2Fe-2S) protein, producing the protein MSDSDKYPADSGRRRFVKGVVGGAALAGVGTTGAAAVNSATSSTGSGGGPTQAYAIENTGGPAPRGMPQIPIEIDDEGYIRGVWPEVQTVTQNGVEVELAITEDYQGTGVTYSQDWFQYCGVQTYDGLNPTFESDNYFRSDNGAYDWQSETYSAGDRLNVNDFDEYETWGNGIGQAGLGMPATGTWRSQDTEDTMPIQVLRSTRIEEAAQDNEWLAASTDQGVIAWLNKCTHFCCVPGYKQAASSATFGGEDGVYCQCHQSVYDPFSIVETLFTALPRPSE; encoded by the coding sequence ATGAGCGATAGCGACAAGTACCCCGCCGATTCGGGTCGCCGTCGGTTCGTCAAGGGCGTCGTCGGGGGAGCGGCGCTCGCGGGCGTGGGAACGACAGGCGCGGCCGCCGTCAACAGCGCAACGTCGTCCACCGGGTCCGGTGGCGGTCCGACGCAGGCGTACGCCATCGAGAACACCGGCGGTCCCGCACCGCGCGGTATGCCACAGATTCCGATTGAAATCGACGACGAGGGCTACATCAGAGGCGTCTGGCCCGAGGTTCAGACCGTCACCCAGAACGGTGTGGAAGTCGAACTCGCCATCACCGAGGACTACCAGGGAACCGGCGTCACCTACTCGCAGGACTGGTTCCAGTACTGCGGCGTCCAGACCTACGACGGGCTGAACCCGACGTTCGAGTCGGACAACTACTTCCGCTCCGACAACGGGGCCTACGACTGGCAGTCCGAGACCTACAGCGCCGGCGACCGCCTGAACGTCAACGACTTCGACGAGTACGAGACGTGGGGCAACGGCATCGGGCAGGCCGGTCTCGGAATGCCCGCGACCGGGACGTGGCGCTCGCAGGACACCGAGGACACGATGCCGATTCAGGTGCTCCGTTCGACGCGCATCGAGGAGGCCGCACAGGACAACGAGTGGCTCGCCGCCTCGACGGACCAGGGCGTCATCGCGTGGCTCAACAAGTGTACGCACTTCTGCTGTGTCCCCGGCTACAAGCAGGCGGCCAGCTCCGCCACGTTCGGCGGCGAAGACGGCGTCTACTGCCAGTGTCACCAGTCCGTCTACGACCCCTTCTCCATCGTCGAGACGCTGTTTACGGCGCTGCCGCGCCCGAGCGAGTAA
- the ppc gene encoding phosphoenolpyruvate carboxylase — protein MRLHTRDVRQDVRELGALLGDVLEAQTSTASFETVEELRQAAISYRKGESGSRERLYDVVGDLEPERESVVARAFTTYFELINLAEERERVRVIREASQEGTLEDGILDTLDALDDEEVDEELLGRVLEDVLIEPTFTAHPTEARRKTVKSKLRSIANRLETLDERRLTDLEHDQEWRHVVAEVTSLWQTSQVRDRRPEPTDEARNVQWYLENTLFDVVGEVYEELEEELRAEYPGLDVPKLFEFRSWAGSDRDGNPFVTPEVTEDTLERQRSVALEKYSDSLKRLSGVLSQDATRIDPGHELERSLKADREHLPVVAEEADERYPNEPYRQKLKLMRERLRRAEDVRPNGYADASELMADLEVVDASLRRTGAEQVADVYVEPLMRQVDTFGFTLASLDLRDHQENHTEAVHEALAHEGLDYYGSSEQERVELLTDAILQEEPVVDLEDPGDVSETAERVLRRFRKLGEWQREYGVGAIDTYCISMTEEPSHVLEVLFLADQAGVVSLPDHCGIDVVPLLETESALNGARRIMGTLFENEAYGTALAARNDVQEIMLGYSDSNKENGFLAANWDLYKNQRRLADICDDFDVTMRLFHGRGGSISRGGGPMNEAMLALPNETVTGQIKFTEQGEAIAEKYANPRIAERNLEQMLNAQIRARLQAIRTPEEEVPDRWVDAMDTMAAAARAEYRDLLESDGFVSYFEQATPITVIEELNLGSRPASRSDERSVEDLRAIPWVFSWTQSRCILPGWYSLAAGVNAFLEDGGDMDDLREMYDEWAFFRSTFDNAAMALARTDLEIATEYANLADEELREEFFTRLTEEYEDAADLMLDISERSSLLKREWLEESLRRRNPYVDPLNLLQTHLLSQTHRTDEEERTLRLTVKGIAAGMKNTG, from the coding sequence ATGCGATTGCACACCAGAGACGTGCGGCAAGACGTTCGCGAGCTGGGGGCACTGCTCGGTGACGTGCTCGAAGCGCAGACGTCGACGGCGTCGTTCGAGACGGTCGAAGAGCTTCGACAGGCGGCCATCTCCTACCGGAAGGGCGAGTCCGGGTCGCGCGAGCGGCTCTACGACGTGGTCGGCGACCTCGAACCGGAGCGCGAGAGCGTCGTCGCCCGCGCGTTCACGACCTACTTCGAACTCATCAACCTCGCCGAGGAGCGCGAGCGCGTTCGCGTCATCCGCGAGGCGTCCCAGGAGGGGACGCTCGAAGACGGCATCCTCGACACGCTCGACGCGCTGGACGACGAGGAGGTCGACGAGGAGCTTCTGGGACGGGTCCTCGAAGACGTGCTCATCGAGCCGACGTTCACGGCCCACCCGACCGAGGCCCGCCGGAAGACGGTGAAATCGAAGCTCCGCTCCATCGCCAACCGGCTGGAGACGCTCGACGAGCGCCGTCTCACCGACCTCGAACACGACCAGGAGTGGCGGCACGTCGTCGCCGAGGTGACGAGCCTCTGGCAAACCTCGCAGGTCCGCGACCGCCGCCCGGAGCCGACCGACGAGGCCCGAAACGTCCAGTGGTACCTCGAAAACACGCTGTTCGACGTGGTCGGCGAGGTGTACGAGGAACTCGAAGAGGAGCTCCGCGCCGAGTACCCCGGCCTCGACGTGCCGAAGCTGTTCGAGTTCCGGTCGTGGGCCGGCTCCGACCGCGACGGCAACCCCTTCGTCACGCCCGAGGTGACCGAAGACACGCTCGAACGCCAGCGAAGCGTCGCCCTGGAAAAGTACAGCGACTCGCTCAAACGTCTCTCCGGTGTGCTGAGTCAGGACGCGACGCGAATCGACCCCGGCCACGAGCTCGAACGCTCGCTGAAGGCCGACCGCGAACACCTCCCCGTCGTCGCCGAGGAGGCCGACGAGCGCTACCCCAACGAGCCGTACCGCCAGAAGCTCAAGCTGATGCGCGAGCGGCTCCGCCGCGCCGAGGACGTCCGCCCGAACGGCTACGCCGACGCGAGCGAACTCATGGCCGATCTCGAGGTCGTCGACGCCAGCCTCCGGCGGACCGGCGCGGAGCAGGTCGCGGACGTGTACGTCGAGCCCCTGATGCGACAGGTCGACACGTTCGGCTTCACCCTCGCCAGCCTCGACCTCCGCGACCACCAGGAGAACCACACCGAGGCCGTCCACGAGGCGCTGGCCCACGAGGGTCTCGACTACTACGGCAGTTCCGAACAGGAGCGCGTCGAACTCCTCACGGACGCGATTCTCCAGGAGGAGCCGGTCGTCGACCTCGAAGACCCCGGCGACGTGTCCGAGACGGCCGAGCGCGTCCTCCGCCGGTTCCGCAAGCTCGGCGAGTGGCAGCGCGAGTACGGCGTCGGCGCTATCGACACCTACTGCATCTCGATGACCGAAGAGCCGTCGCACGTCCTCGAAGTGCTGTTCCTCGCCGACCAAGCGGGCGTGGTCTCCCTGCCCGACCACTGCGGCATCGACGTGGTCCCGCTCCTCGAAACCGAGTCGGCGCTCAACGGCGCGCGCCGAATCATGGGCACGCTGTTCGAGAACGAGGCCTACGGGACGGCGCTCGCCGCCCGCAACGACGTCCAGGAGATCATGCTGGGCTACTCCGACTCCAACAAGGAAAACGGCTTCCTCGCGGCCAACTGGGACCTCTACAAGAACCAGCGCCGCCTCGCGGACATCTGCGACGACTTCGACGTGACGATGCGGCTGTTCCACGGCCGCGGCGGCTCCATCTCCCGCGGCGGCGGCCCGATGAACGAGGCCATGCTCGCGCTCCCGAACGAGACCGTCACGGGGCAGATTAAGTTCACCGAACAGGGCGAGGCCATCGCCGAGAAGTACGCCAACCCGCGCATCGCGGAGCGGAACCTCGAACAGATGCTCAACGCCCAGATTCGCGCCCGCCTGCAAGCGATTCGGACGCCCGAGGAGGAAGTCCCCGACCGCTGGGTCGACGCCATGGACACCATGGCGGCCGCCGCGCGCGCGGAGTACCGCGACCTCCTCGAATCCGACGGCTTCGTCTCCTACTTCGAGCAGGCGACGCCCATCACCGTCATCGAGGAACTCAACCTCGGCTCCCGGCCGGCCTCCCGGTCCGACGAACGGAGCGTCGAGGACCTGCGGGCCATCCCGTGGGTGTTCTCGTGGACCCAGTCGCGGTGTATCCTCCCCGGCTGGTACTCGCTGGCCGCCGGCGTCAACGCCTTCCTCGAAGACGGCGGTGATATGGACGACCTCCGCGAGATGTACGACGAGTGGGCGTTCTTCCGCAGCACGTTCGACAACGCCGCGATGGCGCTGGCGCGCACCGACCTCGAAATCGCCACGGAGTACGCGAACCTCGCCGACGAGGAGCTCCGCGAGGAGTTCTTCACCCGGCTCACCGAGGAATACGAGGACGCCGCGGACCTCATGCTCGACATCAGCGAGCGCAGCAGCCTCCTGAAGCGCGAGTGGCTCGAAGAGAGCCTCCGCCGCCGCAACCCCTACGTCGACCCGCTGAACCTGTTGCAGACCCACCTGCTGTCGCAGACCCACCGGACCGACGAGGAAGAACGGACCCTGCGGCTCACCGTCAAAGGCATCGCCGCCGGGATGAAGAACACGGGATAA
- a CDS encoding aldo/keto reductase, whose translation MKDFPRLGFGTYKLEDRDECVEAVKTALDVGYRHVDTAQMYHNEEFVGEGLAESDVDLDDIFVATKLDTDNLGYDDVLETARESAEKLGVETIDLLYVHWPLDSYDEDETLAALDELYEDGLIANIGLSNFRPDQLETAIESLDAPVFAHQVEMHPLLQQDELRAFAEEHDHRLVAYSPIARNQVADEEVIVDIAGKHDASPAQVALAWLIEKGATPIPKAASPEHIRDNFAALDLDLDDEDVAAIDDLDSTHRIVDFEEAPWNHA comes from the coding sequence ATGAAGGACTTCCCGCGACTCGGCTTCGGGACGTACAAGCTCGAAGACCGCGACGAGTGCGTCGAGGCCGTCAAGACCGCCCTCGACGTTGGCTACCGCCACGTCGACACGGCCCAGATGTACCACAACGAGGAGTTCGTCGGCGAGGGTCTCGCCGAGTCGGACGTTGACCTCGACGACATCTTCGTGGCGACGAAACTCGACACCGACAACCTCGGCTACGACGACGTACTGGAGACCGCACGGGAGTCCGCCGAGAAACTCGGCGTCGAGACCATCGACCTGTTGTACGTCCACTGGCCGCTCGATAGCTACGACGAAGACGAGACGCTCGCGGCCCTCGACGAACTCTACGAGGACGGACTCATCGCCAACATCGGCCTGAGCAACTTCCGACCCGACCAACTCGAAACGGCTATCGAGAGCCTCGACGCCCCGGTGTTCGCCCACCAGGTCGAGATGCATCCGCTGCTCCAGCAGGACGAACTCCGCGCGTTCGCCGAGGAACACGACCACCGGCTGGTCGCCTACTCGCCCATCGCGCGCAATCAGGTCGCCGACGAGGAGGTCATCGTCGACATCGCCGGGAAGCACGACGCCTCGCCCGCGCAGGTCGCCCTCGCGTGGCTCATCGAGAAGGGCGCGACGCCCATCCCGAAGGCCGCCTCGCCCGAACACATCCGCGACAACTTCGCCGCGCTCGACCTCGACCTCGACGACGAGGACGTGGCCGCCATCGACGACCTCGATTCGACCCACCGCATCGTCGACTTCGAGGAAGCGCCGTGGAACCACGCCTGA
- a CDS encoding sugar O-acetyltransferase produces the protein MPSEKEKMLAGDSYDASDPELVAERKRARRLTRRFNDTDETRIERREELIRELFGAVGESFEIEPPFRCDYGYNVRVGEEFFANFDCVFLDVCPITIGDNCQLGPGVHVYTATHPVDAAERIKGPESGEPVTIGDNAWLGGRAVVNPGVTIGDDAVVASGAVVTDDVPDSVVVGGNPARVVKELD, from the coding sequence ATGCCCTCCGAGAAGGAGAAGATGCTCGCGGGCGACTCGTACGACGCGAGCGACCCGGAACTCGTCGCGGAGCGAAAGCGCGCGCGGCGGCTCACGCGCCGGTTCAACGACACCGACGAGACCCGAATCGAGCGCCGCGAGGAGCTGATTCGGGAGCTGTTCGGGGCGGTCGGCGAGTCGTTCGAAATCGAGCCGCCGTTCCGCTGCGATTACGGCTACAACGTCCGCGTCGGCGAGGAGTTCTTCGCCAACTTCGACTGCGTCTTCCTCGACGTGTGTCCCATCACCATCGGAGACAACTGCCAACTCGGGCCGGGCGTCCACGTCTACACGGCGACCCACCCGGTCGACGCCGCGGAGCGAATCAAGGGCCCGGAGTCGGGCGAGCCGGTGACAATCGGTGACAACGCGTGGCTCGGCGGCCGCGCGGTCGTCAACCCCGGCGTCACCATCGGTGACGACGCGGTGGTCGCTTCGGGGGCCGTCGTCACAGATGATGTGCCCGATAGCGTCGTCGTCGGGGGGAACCCGGCGCGCGTCGTCAAGGAGTTGGACTGA
- the pyrG gene encoding glutamine hydrolyzing CTP synthase, with product MPTDEYDPEMGRKFIFVTGGVMSGLGKGITAASTGRLLKNAGFDVTAVKIDPYLNVDAGTMNPYEHGEVYVLKDGAEVDLDLGNYERFLGIDMTADHNITTGKTYQHVIQKERDGDYLGKTVQIIPHVTEDIKRRIREAAEGTDVCIVEVGGTVGDIESMPFLESLRQFASEEEDGDVLFTHVTLVPYSKNGEQKTKPTQHSVKELRSIGLQPDILVGRADDKLEPATKSKIAQFCDVPDAAVFSNPDVPDIYHVPLMVEEEGLDEYVMERLGIADEALPKAERDNRWRELVTADRTGSVDIALVGKYALEDAYMSIHEALKHAGIECGVDVNILWVDSDEMLDKHEERLKDADGVVVPGGFGSRGTGGKIEAIRYARENDVPFLGLCLGFQMAVVEQARNVLGHEDAHSAELDPETPYPVIDLLPEQYEVDEMGGTMRLGAHDTDIDAGTLAEAVYGDTSCTERHRHRYEVNPELIDELESEGLRFSGRAENRMEILELTDHPFFFGTQFHPEFRSRPDRASPPFLGFLRAVLGELDARELGNEEVTA from the coding sequence ATGCCGACGGACGAATACGACCCAGAGATGGGGCGCAAGTTCATTTTCGTAACCGGGGGTGTCATGTCCGGCCTCGGGAAGGGTATCACGGCCGCGAGCACCGGCCGACTCCTGAAGAACGCCGGGTTCGACGTCACCGCGGTCAAGATTGACCCGTACCTGAACGTCGACGCCGGGACCATGAACCCCTACGAACACGGGGAAGTGTACGTGTTGAAAGACGGCGCGGAAGTCGACCTCGACCTCGGGAACTACGAACGGTTCCTGGGTATCGACATGACCGCCGACCACAACATCACGACGGGCAAGACCTACCAGCACGTCATCCAGAAGGAGCGCGACGGCGACTACCTCGGGAAGACGGTCCAGATTATCCCGCACGTCACGGAGGACATCAAGCGCCGCATCCGCGAGGCTGCCGAGGGCACCGACGTGTGTATCGTCGAGGTCGGCGGCACCGTCGGTGACATCGAGTCGATGCCGTTCCTCGAATCGCTCCGCCAGTTCGCCTCCGAGGAGGAAGACGGCGACGTGCTTTTCACCCACGTCACGCTCGTCCCCTACTCGAAGAACGGCGAGCAGAAGACGAAGCCCACCCAGCACTCGGTCAAGGAGCTTCGGAGCATCGGCCTCCAGCCGGACATCCTCGTCGGTCGCGCCGACGACAAACTCGAACCGGCGACGAAGAGCAAAATCGCGCAGTTCTGCGACGTGCCGGACGCCGCGGTGTTCTCCAACCCCGACGTGCCGGACATCTACCACGTCCCGCTGATGGTCGAAGAGGAGGGCCTCGACGAGTACGTCATGGAGCGCCTCGGCATCGCCGACGAGGCGCTACCGAAGGCAGAGCGCGACAACCGCTGGCGCGAACTCGTCACGGCCGACCGAACCGGCTCGGTCGACATCGCGCTCGTCGGCAAGTACGCCCTCGAAGACGCCTACATGTCCATCCACGAGGCGCTCAAGCACGCGGGCATCGAGTGCGGCGTCGACGTGAACATCCTCTGGGTCGACTCCGACGAGATGCTCGACAAGCACGAAGAGCGCCTGAAGGACGCCGACGGCGTCGTCGTCCCCGGCGGCTTCGGCTCCCGCGGAACCGGCGGCAAAATCGAGGCCATCCGCTACGCCCGCGAGAACGACGTGCCCTTCCTCGGACTGTGTCTGGGCTTCCAGATGGCCGTCGTCGAGCAGGCCCGGAACGTCCTCGGCCACGAGGACGCACACTCGGCCGAACTCGACCCCGAGACGCCCTACCCGGTCATCGACCTCCTGCCGGAGCAGTACGAGGTCGACGAGATGGGCGGCACGATGCGCCTCGGCGCGCACGACACCGACATCGACGCCGGAACGCTCGCGGAGGCGGTGTACGGCGACACCTCCTGTACGGAGCGCCACCGCCACCGCTACGAAGTGAACCCCGAACTCATCGACGAACTCGAATCCGAGGGGCTTCGCTTCTCCGGCCGCGCCGAAAACCGCATGGAGATTCTCGAACTGACCGACCACCCGTTCTTCTTCGGGACGCAGTTCCACCCCGAGTTCCGCTCCCGACCCGACCGCGCGAGCCCGCCGTTCCTCGGCTTCCTCCGCGCGGTCCTCGGCGAACTCGACGCGCGCGAACTCGGCAACGAAGAGGTGACAGCATAA